The following are encoded together in the Flavihumibacter fluvii genome:
- a CDS encoding GH36-type glycosyl hydrolase domain-containing protein encodes MKINPIQDILSSIGISFPGENLMQKYANEKPPLRSELYSAEQMEHYGRTLAGRHKLIAGRAPNILLSRLAENEDLLLEVHHLLTDAVKTNRRIIPAGEWLLDNFYLIQEQIRIGKKHLPKGYSEDLPRLLNGSSAGLPRVYDIAIEIISHSDGRVDLKSLSSFVTAYQEITPLKLGELWAIPIMLRLALIENLRRLSTQIAYDRINQNLADYWVEQMTSVADKDPKSLILVIADMARSHPPMVSSFVAELTRQLQGKGPALALPLNWIEQRLSETGQTGNELINAEIQKQAADQVSMSNSIGSLRFLGTMDWRDFVESISTVDHILRKDGSGIYGEMDFLTRDHYRHVVEKLSRYSDLSEQEIAGMAVRLAASASVKNGPDDRSAHVGYYLVGKGLDHIERGIKLNLPYYDRFEKIVRQFPFFVFTTSIFLITGCIAGALIVRAKADGTETWLLILMGLLTVLCASHLAITLVNWLATLFIRPRLLPRMDFDHGIKEKFRTMVVIPTMLTHAENVETLVESLEVEYLANKDDLLHFALLTDFTDAATETTPDDEPLLQLAIQKIEELNVKYSRSESDIFFLFHRPRKWNPKDQHWMGYERKRGKLTELNALLRGEGVDSFSQIIGRREIFSEVKYVITIDADTHLPRDAARKIVATMAHPLNRAYYDEMKQRVTDGYGILQPRVALSLPGASNSLFARLHGNDLGIDPYTRTTSDVYQDLFNEGSFIGKGIYEVDVFRKGLDGRFPENRILSHDLLEGCYLRSGLLSDVQLYEEYPSRYNADVKRRHRWIRGDWQIASWCLPVLKGMDHHYHKNPLSALSRWKIFDNIRRSIVPSAMIVLLILGWTVLHDAWFWTLAVTAILILPSLLAAAHDLLHKPKEILLKQHFSDSIHAITNNLLQTVFTITCLPYEAFFSVDAIFRTNWRMLVSHKNLLEWNPHAGNQHYHPNTLIDAYRTMWIAPFLGVAVMVFLSFYAPFDHFVADPILILWMASPAVAWFVSRTLAKKQVNISEGQSVFLRKMARKTWAYFEQYVTEKDNWLPPDNYQEHPVERVAHRTSPTNMGLSLMANLAATDFGYITNGQFLERIGNTFSTLQKMERHRGHFYNWYDTITLEPLPPRYISTVDSGNLAGHLLTLRQGIFEIGSQPIIDQKLFDGVQDTFRLISDAAPNTEALKTFQKKLDLCRTLIPFNLLSIKSLLDELITSAEQIVGQWPDDPDNHAYFWSQALLAQCTAIREELYQLTPWVLFPIAPEGLNGMFEIYAIPTLPELIELDNKLAEEIKAIPNDQMTNTEKQWLLDFSAQVTKSSALARQRITSIEEIGMICIELADLEFEFLYDRSQHLLSIGYNADEHRKDPSFYDLLASEARLSTFVGIAQGKLPQESWFSLGRQLTNAGGSSVLLSWTGSMFEYLMPLLVMPTYENTLLHETFNAMVKRQIEYGKQLDVPWGISESGYNLVDASLNYQYRAFGVPELGLKRGLSEDLVIAPYATTLALMVDPEESCRNLERLSEGEFEGRYGWYEAIDFTPSRLPRGQNNVTIKSYMAHHQGMSLLSLAYVLLDQPMQKRFVSEPQFQATLLLLQERVPKAIKFFSPPPDVADISIVADDPQMRIIKSLDGPIPEVQLLSNGNYHVMVTNAGGGYSRWKNIAVTRWREDVTCDNWGNFCYIRDLENGSFWSTAHHPSAKTARNYEAVFSQGRAEFRRRDYDIETHTEMVVSPEDDVEIRRVHLVNRSRKRRVIELTSYTEVVLTSAIADALHPAFSNLFVQTEILPSKQAILCTRRPRSENERAPWMFHVMKASTSEISQVSYETDRMKFVGRGQTMANPRAMNMDTPLSGTEGPVLDPIVSIQYRLELNPLESVTVDMVFGIGETRAITEGLIDKYQDPSFMDRAFELAWTHSQVVLRQINATEADAQLYARLASSVIYANTALRADPAVLIKNNRGQSGLWSYSISGDLPIVLLKITDLANIGLVKQMVQAHAYWRQKGLVVDLVIWNEDYGGYRQLLQNQLLGLISAGVDMEATERPGGIFVRIAEQVAIEDRVLIQAVARMVLSDSKGTLANQVNKRPMMKIPVPQLVPKPYYGAVPNSQLPSQQLLQFNGYGGFSTDGSEYVIRTNAKNTTPLPWVNVIANPDFGTVISESGQSYTWVENAHEFRLTPWNNDPVSDTAGEVFYLRDEETAAYWSPAPLPSTGKSDYISRHGFGYSVFEHNEEGIQSEMIVYVDLEATVKLTAIRIRNLSGRPRKISLTGYVEWILGDLKSKTSMHILTETDAKTGALLARNAYNKEFNDRVCFFDVDDLSRTVTADRTEFIGRNGSLKNPEAMGRVRLSGKTGTALDPCGALQVVFELAENQEHEIVFLLGTARDHGAATALVQRFRAPGAVVQALQKVHAYWKKTLQVVQVETPDAGLNVLGNGWLLYQTIACRFNARSGFYQSGGAFGFRDQLQDAMAMVHTAPQLVRAHILTSSSRQFIEGDVQHWWHPPTGRGVRTRCSDDFLWLPFVTCRYVKFTGDDSILGEETHFLEGRLLNADEESYYDLPNRSNTAATLYLHCVKAIQHGLSFGENGLPLMGSGDWNDGMDKVGEHGKGESVWLGFFLCEILKQFSELARKYMDIAFADKCLAESARLSAAIERTAWDGEWYQRAYFDNGAVLGSAANTECRIDSVTQSWAVLSGAADAKRAGIAMESAYTHLVRKDKALIQLLDPPFDKGDLNPGYIKGYVPGVRENGGQYTHAAIWLVMAFSAMKNNQRAWELFTMINPVNHGNSKESISVYKAEPYVVAADVYSQSLHTGRGGWTWYTGSAGWMYRLIIESILGLRREGNRLYFDPCIPREWPSLSIQYRFGETTYSIRYQQQFGQEKARKLRLDGIDQLEEIVYLVNDLKEHVVELYLTVLD; translated from the coding sequence GTGAAAATTAATCCAATTCAGGATATCCTGTCTTCAATCGGTATTTCCTTTCCAGGTGAAAACCTGATGCAAAAATATGCCAACGAAAAACCACCCCTCAGATCAGAATTATACAGTGCGGAGCAGATGGAGCATTATGGCAGGACCCTGGCCGGGCGCCACAAATTAATAGCTGGTCGCGCACCGAATATATTGCTTAGCCGGTTGGCAGAAAATGAGGATTTATTGCTGGAAGTGCACCACCTGCTCACTGATGCAGTGAAAACGAATCGTCGGATCATCCCGGCAGGGGAGTGGCTGCTCGATAATTTCTACCTTATCCAGGAGCAGATCAGGATCGGTAAGAAACACTTGCCAAAAGGCTATAGTGAGGACCTGCCGAGATTGCTGAATGGTTCTTCAGCTGGTTTGCCCCGCGTTTACGATATTGCCATTGAGATCATTTCGCACAGTGATGGTCGTGTTGACCTGAAAAGCCTCAGCAGCTTTGTGACAGCCTACCAGGAAATTACGCCATTGAAACTGGGTGAACTTTGGGCAATTCCCATTATGTTGCGGCTGGCATTAATTGAAAACCTGCGCCGCTTATCTACCCAGATCGCCTATGACCGGATCAACCAGAACCTGGCTGATTATTGGGTAGAGCAAATGACCTCCGTTGCTGATAAGGATCCCAAAAGCCTGATATTGGTGATTGCTGATATGGCGCGTTCACATCCGCCTATGGTCAGTTCTTTTGTAGCTGAACTTACCCGCCAATTGCAGGGTAAGGGGCCTGCACTTGCCCTGCCATTGAACTGGATCGAACAACGACTTTCTGAAACCGGCCAAACCGGAAATGAACTCATCAATGCAGAGATCCAAAAGCAGGCGGCCGACCAGGTATCTATGAGCAACAGCATTGGCAGTTTGCGATTTTTAGGAACAATGGATTGGCGGGATTTTGTTGAATCGATAAGTACTGTTGACCATATTCTCCGAAAGGATGGCAGCGGTATATATGGGGAGATGGATTTTTTAACCCGCGACCATTATCGTCATGTTGTAGAAAAATTGAGCAGGTATAGTGATCTTTCTGAGCAGGAAATTGCCGGAATGGCCGTCCGTTTGGCGGCCAGCGCTTCTGTCAAAAACGGTCCGGATGACCGCAGCGCCCATGTTGGTTATTACCTGGTTGGAAAAGGATTGGACCATATAGAAAGAGGTATTAAGCTCAACCTGCCTTATTACGACCGCTTCGAAAAAATTGTGCGGCAATTTCCTTTTTTTGTTTTCACAACTTCAATTTTTTTAATTACCGGTTGCATCGCCGGGGCATTGATTGTACGAGCTAAGGCAGACGGCACCGAAACATGGTTATTGATATTGATGGGTTTGCTGACCGTTTTATGCGCCAGTCACCTCGCCATCACCCTGGTCAACTGGTTGGCGACTTTGTTTATCCGGCCGCGATTATTACCCAGGATGGATTTCGATCATGGTATCAAGGAGAAATTCAGGACCATGGTGGTGATCCCAACCATGCTTACCCATGCTGAGAATGTTGAAACCCTTGTAGAATCCCTTGAGGTGGAATACCTGGCCAATAAAGATGATCTCCTGCATTTTGCTCTTCTCACCGATTTCACCGATGCGGCAACTGAAACCACGCCTGATGATGAGCCCTTGCTGCAACTGGCTATTCAAAAAATCGAAGAGCTTAATGTGAAATATTCACGTTCGGAAAGTGATATTTTCTTTTTGTTTCATCGCCCACGGAAATGGAATCCCAAGGACCAGCACTGGATGGGGTATGAACGTAAACGGGGGAAACTAACAGAATTGAATGCCTTGCTCAGGGGAGAAGGCGTCGATTCGTTTTCTCAAATCATAGGAAGGCGCGAAATTTTTAGTGAAGTAAAATATGTAATTACCATTGATGCAGATACACACCTGCCCCGTGATGCAGCACGCAAAATTGTGGCCACCATGGCCCATCCGCTCAACAGGGCGTATTATGATGAAATGAAACAACGGGTGACAGATGGATACGGGATCCTCCAACCCAGGGTGGCGTTGAGTTTACCGGGTGCATCCAATTCCCTTTTTGCACGGTTGCATGGCAATGACCTGGGCATAGATCCCTACACCCGTACAACTTCGGATGTTTACCAGGACCTCTTTAATGAGGGATCATTTATTGGGAAAGGGATTTATGAGGTCGATGTCTTCCGGAAAGGCCTGGATGGCAGGTTTCCGGAGAACCGGATACTGAGTCATGATCTGCTGGAAGGCTGTTACCTGCGGTCTGGATTATTGAGCGATGTACAATTGTATGAAGAATATCCATCACGCTACAATGCAGATGTAAAAAGAAGGCATCGCTGGATCAGGGGTGACTGGCAGATCGCATCCTGGTGCCTGCCTGTCCTGAAGGGCATGGACCATCATTACCATAAGAATCCATTGTCAGCATTATCGCGCTGGAAAATATTTGACAATATCCGGCGGAGCATAGTGCCATCGGCCATGATTGTATTATTGATCCTGGGCTGGACTGTTTTACACGATGCCTGGTTCTGGACGCTGGCAGTAACTGCTATACTCATTCTTCCTTCCTTATTGGCTGCAGCACATGATCTTTTACATAAGCCAAAAGAGATATTACTGAAACAGCACTTTTCAGATTCTATCCATGCCATAACAAATAATCTGTTGCAAACAGTATTCACCATTACCTGTTTGCCATATGAGGCTTTTTTTTCCGTTGATGCAATATTCCGGACCAACTGGCGCATGCTGGTTAGTCATAAGAATTTATTGGAATGGAACCCGCATGCCGGTAATCAGCATTATCATCCTAATACACTTATTGACGCCTATCGAACGATGTGGATAGCGCCGTTCCTGGGTGTGGCTGTAATGGTGTTTTTAAGTTTCTATGCTCCGTTCGATCATTTTGTAGCTGACCCGATACTTATTCTATGGATGGCTTCGCCGGCGGTTGCCTGGTTTGTTAGCCGCACACTTGCAAAAAAGCAAGTCAATATTTCAGAGGGGCAAAGTGTTTTCCTGCGTAAAATGGCCAGGAAAACCTGGGCTTATTTTGAACAATATGTTACGGAAAAAGATAATTGGCTGCCACCAGACAATTACCAGGAACATCCAGTTGAAAGGGTTGCGCACCGAACGTCCCCAACAAATATGGGGTTATCCCTCATGGCTAACTTGGCTGCTACAGATTTTGGGTATATTACGAACGGTCAATTCCTCGAACGTATTGGCAATACTTTCAGTACGTTACAAAAAATGGAAAGGCATCGCGGGCATTTTTACAACTGGTATGATACGATCACACTTGAGCCCCTGCCCCCAAGGTATATATCAACAGTAGATAGTGGTAACCTTGCCGGCCACCTGCTCACATTGCGACAAGGTATTTTTGAAATTGGTTCGCAACCCATCATTGATCAAAAACTATTTGATGGCGTTCAGGATACATTCCGGCTCATAAGTGATGCAGCGCCAAATACGGAAGCACTGAAAACCTTTCAGAAAAAACTGGATCTCTGCAGGACCCTGATTCCCTTCAACCTGCTGTCCATCAAATCATTATTGGATGAACTGATTACCTCTGCAGAACAGATCGTTGGGCAGTGGCCTGATGATCCGGATAACCATGCTTATTTCTGGAGCCAGGCCCTGTTGGCACAGTGTACCGCTATCCGTGAAGAGTTATACCAGTTAACACCCTGGGTGCTCTTTCCCATAGCACCAGAAGGGCTGAATGGAATGTTTGAAATTTATGCAATACCTACATTGCCGGAGCTTATTGAACTGGATAATAAACTGGCAGAAGAAATAAAGGCTATCCCTAATGATCAGATGACCAATACCGAAAAGCAATGGTTGCTTGATTTTTCTGCACAGGTCACCAAAAGCAGTGCGCTTGCCAGGCAAAGGATAACTTCCATTGAAGAAATCGGGATGATCTGCATTGAATTGGCAGACCTCGAATTTGAGTTTCTATATGATCGCTCTCAGCACTTATTGTCTATTGGATATAATGCAGATGAACACCGGAAAGATCCCAGTTTTTATGACCTGTTGGCTTCTGAAGCGAGGCTCTCCACTTTCGTAGGTATTGCGCAGGGAAAACTTCCACAGGAGAGCTGGTTCTCACTGGGCAGGCAATTAACCAATGCAGGCGGCTCATCTGTCTTATTATCCTGGACCGGTTCGATGTTTGAATACCTGATGCCTTTGCTTGTGATGCCTACCTATGAAAATACATTACTGCATGAGACGTTTAATGCAATGGTGAAAAGGCAGATTGAATATGGAAAGCAATTGGATGTTCCTTGGGGTATTTCTGAATCAGGATATAATCTGGTGGATGCAAGTCTGAACTACCAGTATCGTGCTTTTGGTGTGCCCGAACTTGGACTGAAACGCGGGTTGAGTGAAGACCTGGTCATTGCACCATATGCTACCACGCTGGCACTGATGGTAGACCCTGAAGAATCCTGCCGGAATCTTGAAAGACTTTCTGAAGGTGAATTCGAGGGTAGGTATGGCTGGTACGAAGCCATTGATTTTACGCCGTCAAGGCTTCCCCGTGGACAAAATAATGTTACCATCAAATCATATATGGCGCATCACCAGGGGATGAGTTTATTGTCACTCGCCTATGTGTTACTGGACCAGCCAATGCAGAAGAGGTTTGTTAGTGAGCCACAATTCCAGGCCACTTTATTGTTATTGCAGGAGCGGGTTCCCAAAGCCATAAAATTCTTCTCCCCGCCGCCAGATGTCGCTGATATCAGTATTGTTGCAGATGATCCGCAGATGCGCATCATTAAAAGCCTGGATGGCCCAATACCTGAAGTACAGTTGCTGTCTAACGGCAACTATCATGTAATGGTCACGAATGCCGGCGGAGGATATAGCCGCTGGAAGAATATCGCGGTTACCCGTTGGCGTGAAGATGTCACCTGTGATAACTGGGGTAATTTTTGTTATATCCGTGACCTGGAGAATGGTAGTTTCTGGTCCACTGCGCACCATCCTAGTGCCAAAACAGCCAGGAACTATGAAGCCGTTTTTTCACAGGGCCGTGCAGAATTCCGTCGTCGGGATTATGATATAGAAACGCACACAGAAATGGTGGTTTCACCTGAAGATGATGTAGAGATCCGGCGGGTACATTTGGTGAACCGGTCCCGCAAGCGCAGAGTGATAGAACTCACCAGTTATACAGAAGTTGTGCTGACATCAGCCATTGCTGATGCATTACATCCGGCCTTTAGCAATCTTTTTGTGCAAACTGAGATTCTTCCCTCAAAGCAGGCTATACTATGTACCAGGCGGCCGCGGTCGGAAAATGAACGGGCCCCATGGATGTTCCATGTGATGAAAGCCAGCACAAGTGAAATCAGCCAGGTGTCGTATGAAACAGACCGGATGAAATTTGTGGGTCGCGGACAAACGATGGCTAATCCCCGGGCCATGAATATGGATACGCCCTTGAGTGGTACCGAAGGCCCGGTATTAGATCCTATCGTTAGTATTCAATACAGGCTTGAATTGAATCCACTTGAATCTGTTACAGTAGACATGGTGTTTGGTATTGGTGAAACCCGGGCTATCACTGAGGGATTAATTGATAAATACCAGGATCCCTCGTTTATGGACAGGGCATTCGAACTGGCATGGACGCACAGCCAGGTGGTACTTCGGCAGATTAATGCCACTGAGGCCGATGCACAATTGTATGCAAGGCTGGCAAGCTCAGTTATCTATGCCAACACAGCCCTGCGGGCTGATCCGGCTGTATTGATCAAAAATAACCGTGGCCAGTCGGGCTTGTGGAGTTATTCCATTTCCGGTGACCTTCCGATCGTATTACTGAAGATAACAGACCTGGCTAATATCGGATTGGTGAAACAAATGGTGCAGGCACATGCTTATTGGCGACAGAAGGGGTTGGTTGTAGACCTGGTGATCTGGAATGAAGATTATGGCGGTTACCGTCAGTTGTTGCAAAACCAGTTATTGGGACTGATTAGTGCCGGTGTGGATATGGAAGCCACTGAAAGGCCAGGCGGAATCTTTGTGCGGATAGCAGAACAGGTAGCTATAGAAGACCGTGTCTTAATACAGGCGGTAGCCCGGATGGTTTTATCTGATAGCAAGGGAACGCTGGCTAACCAGGTGAATAAGCGCCCAATGATGAAAATACCTGTTCCCCAATTGGTTCCTAAACCATATTATGGCGCTGTACCCAATAGCCAGTTACCCAGCCAACAATTATTGCAGTTTAATGGATATGGAGGCTTTTCAACGGATGGATCTGAATATGTAATCCGCACCAACGCTAAAAACACTACCCCATTGCCTTGGGTAAATGTAATCGCCAATCCAGATTTTGGTACAGTGATATCTGAAAGTGGTCAGTCTTATACCTGGGTAGAGAATGCGCATGAATTCAGGTTGACACCCTGGAATAATGATCCTGTAAGTGATACAGCGGGCGAGGTCTTTTATTTACGGGATGAAGAAACCGCTGCATACTGGTCACCAGCACCCTTGCCCTCCACCGGGAAATCAGATTATATCAGCAGGCATGGCTTTGGATACAGTGTATTTGAACACAATGAAGAAGGCATCCAATCTGAAATGATCGTGTATGTTGACCTGGAGGCTACCGTAAAATTAACGGCTATACGCATACGCAATTTGTCGGGCAGGCCCAGGAAGATATCTTTGACCGGTTATGTAGAATGGATATTAGGTGACCTGAAGTCCAAAACTTCCATGCATATCCTGACAGAAACTGATGCAAAGACCGGTGCCTTACTGGCCAGGAATGCTTATAATAAAGAGTTTAATGACCGGGTATGTTTTTTTGATGTGGATGATTTGTCCAGGACGGTCACCGCAGACCGGACAGAATTTATAGGGCGAAATGGTTCCCTGAAAAATCCGGAAGCAATGGGCCGTGTTCGGCTTTCCGGAAAAACCGGCACAGCACTTGATCCCTGCGGAGCCTTGCAGGTAGTGTTTGAGCTGGCAGAAAACCAGGAACATGAGATCGTTTTTTTATTGGGCACTGCACGCGATCATGGAGCAGCCACCGCACTTGTACAGCGTTTCAGGGCACCTGGGGCTGTGGTACAGGCCTTACAAAAAGTACATGCTTACTGGAAGAAAACCCTGCAGGTCGTTCAGGTTGAAACGCCGGATGCAGGACTGAATGTTTTGGGAAATGGCTGGTTATTATACCAGACAATTGCTTGCAGGTTCAATGCCCGCAGTGGGTTTTATCAATCAGGTGGTGCGTTTGGATTCCGGGACCAATTGCAGGATGCTATGGCTATGGTACATACGGCTCCACAATTGGTTCGTGCACATATCCTGACCAGTTCCTCACGGCAGTTCATCGAAGGCGACGTACAGCACTGGTGGCATCCGCCAACCGGCAGGGGTGTACGCACCAGGTGTTCTGATGATTTTCTTTGGTTACCATTTGTTACCTGCAGGTATGTGAAATTTACGGGGGATGATTCCATTTTGGGGGAAGAAACTCATTTCCTGGAAGGCAGGTTATTAAATGCTGATGAAGAGTCTTATTATGATTTACCCAATCGTTCCAATACGGCAGCTACTTTGTATTTGCATTGCGTAAAGGCAATTCAGCATGGATTAAGCTTTGGGGAAAACGGTTTGCCGCTGATGGGCTCCGGCGACTGGAATGATGGGATGGATAAAGTTGGCGAACATGGTAAAGGAGAAAGCGTATGGCTTGGATTTTTCCTTTGCGAAATTCTGAAACAATTCAGCGAGCTGGCCAGGAAGTATATGGATATTGCATTTGCAGACAAATGCCTGGCTGAGTCAGCTAGACTAAGTGCAGCAATAGAAAGAACAGCCTGGGATGGAGAGTGGTACCAGCGGGCCTATTTTGACAATGGTGCAGTGTTGGGTTCGGCTGCGAATACTGAATGCCGGATTGATTCCGTTACCCAGAGCTGGGCGGTTTTGTCGGGAGCAGCTGATGCAAAGCGTGCAGGTATCGCTATGGAATCTGCCTATACCCACCTTGTCAGGAAAGACAAGGCTTTGATTCAATTATTAGATCCGCCATTTGATAAAGGTGATTTAAATCCGGGCTATATAAAAGGCTATGTTCCGGGTGTGCGTGAAAATGGCGGCCAGTACACCCATGCAGCTATCTGGCTGGTGATGGCTTTTTCTGCCATGAAAAATAACCAGCGTGCCTGGGAATTGTTTACCATGATCAACCCGGTTAACCATGGTAATTCAAAAGAAAGTATTTCAGTGTATAAAGCAGAACCTTATGTGGTGGCCGCGGATGTGTATTCTCAGTCCTTGCATACGGGCAGGGGCGGCTGGACCTGGTACACCGGTTCTGCAGGTTGGATGTATCGGCTTATTATTGAATCAATACTTGGATTAAGGCGGGAAGGAAACAGGCTGTATTTTGATCCCTGCATTCCAAGAGAGTGGCCATCTTTATCTATTCAATACAGGTTTGGAGAAACGACTTATTCTATCCGCTATCAACAGCAATTTGGGCAGGAGAAAGCCAGGAAATTGCGATTGGATGGAATTGACCAGCTTGAAGAAATTGTATATTTAGTGAATGACCTAAAGGAGCATGTTGTTGAGTTATACCTGACCGTGCTTGATTAA
- a CDS encoding NADP-dependent oxidoreductase produces the protein MVSTQIVLANRPKGMPVLTDFRFEDIELPVLSDGEVLVEGVYYSVDPYMRGRMNAAKSYAPPFEVDKPIIGGVVAKVLESKSLDFVAGDLVTGRLNWRKKDVVQEKLLKKIDASIAPPSYYLGILGMPGMTAYVGFIHIGKPKAGETVVVSGAAGAVGVIVGQLAKIKGCRVIGIAGSEEKIRLLKEEFGFDEAINYKTCPDLKKAIADLCPNGVDIYFDNVGGEISDAVINNINFHARIPLCGQIALYNSSVPPMGPRLQPMLLSRSVLMQGFIIFNYESLFPEAIKEMSQWIKAGKLKFTETVIQGFEHLPIALLGLFSGENTGKMLVKA, from the coding sequence ATGGTATCTACGCAGATCGTATTAGCAAATAGACCCAAAGGAATGCCCGTATTGACCGATTTCAGGTTTGAAGATATAGAATTACCCGTGCTATCCGACGGTGAGGTATTGGTCGAAGGAGTATATTATTCTGTAGATCCTTACATGCGTGGCAGGATGAATGCTGCGAAATCATATGCTCCACCTTTCGAAGTGGATAAGCCAATCATTGGGGGAGTGGTTGCCAAAGTATTGGAAAGTAAATCATTGGATTTTGTTGCCGGTGACCTGGTGACTGGCCGGTTGAACTGGCGCAAAAAAGATGTTGTTCAGGAGAAACTGCTGAAAAAAATTGATGCATCCATCGCGCCACCCAGTTATTACCTGGGTATTTTAGGTATGCCAGGTATGACCGCCTATGTTGGATTCATCCATATTGGAAAACCAAAAGCCGGTGAAACAGTTGTAGTATCCGGAGCAGCAGGCGCAGTTGGTGTAATAGTCGGCCAACTCGCTAAAATTAAAGGCTGCAGGGTGATCGGTATTGCGGGATCTGAAGAGAAGATCAGGCTGTTGAAGGAGGAATTCGGGTTTGATGAAGCCATTAATTACAAAACCTGTCCGGACTTGAAGAAAGCTATTGCAGATCTTTGTCCGAATGGTGTTGATATTTATTTCGATAATGTGGGTGGAGAAATTTCAGATGCTGTGATCAACAATATTAATTTTCATGCACGCATTCCATTATGCGGACAAATAGCATTATATAACAGCTCAGTGCCGCCAATGGGGCCAAGGCTGCAACCAATGTTGCTCTCGCGAAGTGTATTAATGCAAGGGTTTATCATCTTCAACTATGAATCTTTATTTCCGGAAGCCATTAAGGAAATGTCCCAATGGATAAAGGCCGGAAAGTTGAAATTTACAGAAACGGTGATCCAGGGATTCGAGCATTTACCCATTGCTTTACTGGGATTGTTTTCTGGTGAAAATACAGGGAAAATGCTCGTTAAAGCATAA
- a CDS encoding cupin domain-containing protein produces MVSPEIEKSKAHITVEIIEYIPNSVVIKTILKKSTGNISVISFDSGEGLTERTTPFDTFVQIIDGKAEIVISGISNLLNTGQSIVIPAHASSHVKPNGRFKMIQTIIKSGYE; encoded by the coding sequence ATGGTATCCCCAGAGATCGAAAAGTCCAAGGCGCACATTACTGTAGAAATCATCGAATATATTCCTAACTCCGTGGTCATTAAAACTATCCTGAAGAAATCAACCGGAAACATCAGTGTCATATCATTTGACAGTGGCGAAGGGCTAACAGAAAGGACTACCCCATTTGACACATTTGTCCAGATCATTGATGGCAAGGCTGAAATTGTAATCAGCGGTATATCTAATTTACTGAACACCGGGCAGTCCATCGTTATACCTGCACATGCATCAAGCCATGTGAAGCCTAACGGCCGCTTTAAAATGATTCAAACCATCATCAAAAGTGGATATGAATAA
- a CDS encoding DUF1003 domain-containing protein, which produces MKSDDLNQLLSDENEHLNKLHQIVKQTIDAEELIIRNLSNPPEEILTEGQKISDKVARFGGSWKFIILFGCILTVWIIFNVLAIGRFKFDPYPFILMNLVLSCIAALQAPVIMMSQNRQEEKDRKRSENDYMINLKAEMQIRSLNQKVDVLLEEQIKTLFETQEKQFIQLKEINARLQALIDKK; this is translated from the coding sequence ATGAAATCAGATGACCTTAACCAGTTATTGTCTGACGAAAATGAACACCTCAATAAACTGCACCAGATTGTAAAGCAAACAATTGATGCAGAGGAGTTGATCATCCGCAATCTATCTAACCCGCCAGAAGAAATACTCACTGAAGGGCAAAAAATTTCCGACAAGGTGGCTCGCTTTGGCGGGAGCTGGAAATTCATAATACTGTTTGGTTGTATACTAACCGTCTGGATAATTTTTAATGTGCTCGCCATCGGCCGGTTCAAATTTGATCCCTACCCATTCATTTTAATGAACCTGGTTCTTTCCTGTATTGCTGCGTTACAGGCTCCCGTTATTATGATGAGCCAGAACAGGCAGGAAGAAAAGGATCGCAAGAGGAGCGAAAATGATTATATGATCAACCTGAAAGCTGAAATGCAGATCAGGAGCCTCAACCAGAAAGTGGATGTGTTACTGGAGGAACAGATTAAAACACTTTTTGAAACGCAGGAAAAGCAATTCATACAACTTAAGGAAATCAATGCCAGGCTCCAGGCATTGATCGATAAAAAATAA